One stretch of Segatella copri DNA includes these proteins:
- a CDS encoding PD-(D/E)XK nuclease domain-containing protein, which yields MYWTNNQRLSFFSILFLLLYFIKEILSLGIRTAITMETKDTIYVIELKFNKSAQEALDQINNKHYADAFALKGKTVEKIGMNFMIDEDKTIVLDWVK from the coding sequence ATGTATTGGACTAATAATCAGCGACTTTCTTTTTTCAGTATTCTTTTTCTACTCCTATATTTCATAAAAGAGATTTTAAGTCTCGGTATAAGAACAGCCATTACGATGGAAACAAAGGATACCATCTATGTGATAGAACTGAAATTTAATAAGTCGGCACAAGAGGCTCTTGACCAAATCAACAACAAGCATTATGCTGATGCTTTTGCCCTAAAAGGCAAAACCGTGGAAAAGATTGGTATGAACTTTATGATTGATGAAGATAAGACGATTGTATTGGATTGGGTAAAATAG
- the xyl3A gene encoding xylan 1,4-beta-xylosidase — MNKKVIYAALMFVVTMSSGNASAQQLPYQNPALSAHERAVDLCGRLTLEEKASLMLDDSPAIPRLGIKRFQWWSEALHGVANMGDVTVFPEPIGMAASFNDRMVYRVFDATSDEMRAKWNELQQKGGDVTRFHALSVWTPNVNIFRDPRWGRGQETYGEDPYLTSRMGCAVVRGLQGPEDTKYRKLWACAKHYAIHSGPEWARHTDNITDVTPRDLWETYMPAFKSLVQDAKVREVMCAYQRWDDEPCCGNTRLLQQILRNEWGFKYLVVSDCGAVTDFWENHKVSSNARNAAAKGVLAGTDVECGFNYIYKSVPEAVKYGALTEEEVDKHVIRLLEGRFDLGEMDDNKIVSWSKIPVSVLCSKAHRQLSLDMALQTMTLLQNKNEVLPLDKKVKKIAFIGPNVDNEPMMWGNYNGTPRQTITILDGIKSRLKKNQVVTFKGCDLVNDQTLDSYFDQCSMDGKIGFKGTFWNNREMEGKPVTITQEKNPVQVTTYGQHSFAPNVKLTGFSAKYETVFRPKQNAKVLLDVAACGHYEVYLNGEKKSEKSDWRTAESRIEFEGEKGKEYQIEIRYAEMPTYNANMKINIGHENPIDYQASLKQLKDCETVVFVGGISPQLEGEEMPIEISGFKGGDRTNIELPKVQRNFLKALKEAGKKVVFVNCSGSAIALTPETESCDAILQAWYPGQEGGEAVARVLFGEYNPGGKLPITFYRNSNQLPDFKDYSMKGRTYRYMNDALFPFGYGLSYTSFRIGDATLSNSILKKGEKITLKVPVSNVGKKDGTEVVQVYVKDPADTEGPLKSLKAFERVEVKAGKTAEAVITLDSRNFELFDAATNTVRAKAGKYEVYYGSSSADKDLKKLDVSIEY; from the coding sequence ATGAACAAGAAAGTTATATACGCTGCTTTGATGTTTGTGGTAACTATGTCTTCCGGCAATGCCTCAGCTCAGCAGTTGCCTTATCAGAATCCAGCCCTCTCGGCTCATGAGAGAGCGGTAGATTTATGTGGTCGTCTCACTTTGGAAGAGAAAGCTTCTCTGATGCTGGATGATTCGCCGGCTATCCCACGATTGGGAATCAAGAGATTCCAGTGGTGGAGCGAGGCGCTGCATGGTGTGGCGAACATGGGAGATGTAACCGTCTTTCCGGAACCTATCGGAATGGCAGCTTCGTTTAACGACAGAATGGTGTATAGAGTCTTTGATGCAACATCTGATGAGATGCGTGCCAAATGGAATGAACTGCAGCAGAAGGGAGGAGATGTAACCCGTTTCCATGCTTTATCTGTCTGGACTCCAAACGTGAATATCTTCCGTGATCCTCGCTGGGGACGTGGACAGGAAACCTATGGCGAGGATCCTTATCTTACCAGTAGGATGGGATGTGCCGTGGTGCGCGGATTGCAGGGACCTGAAGATACGAAATACCGCAAACTCTGGGCTTGTGCCAAGCACTATGCAATTCATAGCGGACCGGAATGGGCTCGCCATACAGACAATATTACCGATGTTACACCGCGCGACCTTTGGGAAACTTATATGCCTGCCTTCAAATCACTGGTGCAGGATGCCAAGGTGCGCGAGGTGATGTGTGCCTATCAGCGTTGGGATGATGAACCATGCTGCGGCAACACCCGCCTTTTGCAGCAGATTCTCAGGAATGAGTGGGGATTCAAGTACCTGGTAGTTTCCGACTGTGGCGCTGTTACTGATTTCTGGGAGAATCATAAGGTTTCGAGCAATGCCAGAAATGCAGCAGCTAAGGGTGTATTGGCTGGAACCGATGTAGAATGTGGATTTAATTATATATATAAATCGGTGCCTGAGGCTGTGAAGTATGGTGCCCTGACTGAAGAAGAAGTTGATAAGCATGTGATTCGTCTGCTCGAAGGTCGTTTCGACTTGGGTGAGATGGATGACAACAAGATAGTATCATGGTCGAAGATTCCTGTATCTGTGCTTTGCAGCAAGGCGCATCGCCAGCTCTCGCTCGATATGGCTCTGCAGACCATGACGCTGCTCCAAAACAAGAATGAGGTATTACCTCTCGATAAAAAGGTAAAGAAGATTGCTTTCATCGGACCAAATGTGGATAACGAACCGATGATGTGGGGAAACTATAATGGTACTCCACGACAGACAATTACCATTCTGGATGGTATCAAGAGTCGTTTGAAGAAAAACCAGGTCGTCACCTTTAAAGGGTGCGACCTGGTGAACGACCAGACTTTGGATTCTTACTTCGACCAGTGTAGCATGGATGGCAAGATAGGCTTTAAGGGCACTTTCTGGAACAATCGTGAAATGGAAGGTAAGCCTGTTACCATCACCCAGGAAAAGAATCCTGTGCAGGTAACTACCTATGGTCAGCATTCGTTTGCACCCAATGTGAAGTTGACGGGCTTTTCTGCCAAGTATGAAACCGTATTCCGTCCTAAGCAGAACGCCAAGGTATTGCTCGATGTGGCTGCCTGCGGTCATTATGAGGTTTATCTGAATGGTGAGAAAAAGTCTGAGAAGAGCGATTGGCGCACAGCAGAATCCCGCATCGAGTTTGAGGGCGAGAAAGGTAAGGAGTATCAGATAGAAATACGATATGCTGAGATGCCAACCTATAATGCCAATATGAAGATCAATATCGGTCATGAGAATCCTATCGACTATCAGGCTTCGCTCAAGCAGTTGAAGGATTGCGAGACAGTAGTCTTCGTAGGTGGCATCTCTCCACAGTTGGAAGGTGAGGAAATGCCTATCGAGATTTCTGGCTTCAAGGGCGGTGACCGCACCAACATCGAATTGCCTAAGGTTCAGCGCAATTTCCTGAAGGCTTTGAAGGAGGCGGGCAAAAAGGTTGTCTTTGTCAACTGTTCGGGTTCGGCTATCGCCTTGACTCCAGAGACAGAGAGTTGCGATGCTATTCTCCAGGCCTGGTATCCTGGTCAGGAAGGTGGTGAGGCTGTGGCTCGTGTGCTCTTTGGTGAGTACAATCCTGGCGGCAAGTTACCAATCACTTTCTATCGCAATTCCAATCAGTTGCCTGATTTCAAGGACTACAGTATGAAGGGCAGAACCTATCGTTATATGAACGATGCACTCTTCCCATTCGGATATGGTTTAAGCTACACTTCTTTCCGTATTGGCGATGCTACACTTTCCAACTCTATCCTGAAGAAGGGTGAGAAGATTACGCTGAAGGTGCCGGTAAGCAATGTAGGAAAGAAGGATGGAACCGAGGTGGTGCAGGTGTATGTGAAGGATCCTGCTGATACCGAAGGACCATTGAAGAGCTTGAAGGCTTTCGAGAGAGTGGAGGTGAAGGCAGGAAAGACTGCTGAGGCTGTCATTACGCTGGATAGCAGAAACTTCGAACTCTTCGATGCTGCCACCAATACCGTCCGTGCCAAGGCAGGAAAGTATGAGGTTTATTACGGCAGCAGTTCGGCTGATAAGGATTTGAAGAAACTGGATGTTTCTATTGAATATTAA
- a CDS encoding glycoside hydrolase family 31 protein → MLKNLSFIALLGIAVVGVPSELSAKSVKVAGTQKGTAAKSITRQVAQQNVTIEFYSPSIVRILKSDAGLGAPVQKKSYSVILKPQQMKGVQIQKNGDIVNVKSKFICVELNQQTGEIRFLSKDGKLLLTDTKTRLEARKDEANKGKYRIEQNFRLADDEAIYGLGQLRDVYMNQRGRQNIVLWNNNTYIAIPYFTSEKGYGLYWDNAGKTYFNDIVASKDNGNQPSCTSFTSEVGTCADYYFMYKDGTQDGVIASIRELTGQATMFPKWAMGFWQCRERYKTSDELAGVLDKYRELKIPTDAIVQDWQYWGCDSNWNAMKFQNPYYINKVGDPAYAKYLPTDMKQMKAQGEPRLKSPEEMVKYVHKNDAHLMISIWASFGPWTEQYRELKKMNALLPFETWPRNSGVMPYDVFNPKARNLYWKYLTHLYQMGFDAWWTDSTEPDHFEKPGDENYQTFDGSWLGVKNAFPLLHNKSIYEHQRAMKGNTKRSLQMTRSGSLGIQHYGTICWSGDVLASWNEMKNQIPSGLNFSLCGIPFWNTDLGGFFYWEFEQNPKNPAIQELQTRWMQWGTFMPLMRNHCSSPMVSELYEFGKQGDWAYDAMIKAIKLRYRLLPYIYSTAGDCVQNSGSMMRALVMDYAADKKASRLNDEYLFGRNILVKPVTDPLYTWKDKEKKGHTIYPDVRKAAAPVNVYLPKGNKWYDFWSNTQYEGGQDIQRLCPIDIMPVFIKAGTILPFGPEVQYSSEKPWDELEIRVYPGADGKFTLYEDEGDNYNYEKGKFSEIQFVWNEAGRTLSIAPRKGSYKGMLQHRRFHIVLVDANSGAGDQPMQASKSVEYDGKAVKIQL, encoded by the coding sequence ATGCTAAAGAATTTATCTTTCATTGCCCTTTTGGGCATCGCTGTCGTTGGTGTTCCAAGTGAACTCAGCGCCAAGAGCGTAAAGGTGGCAGGTACCCAGAAAGGTACGGCTGCCAAGTCTATCACCCGTCAGGTGGCTCAGCAGAATGTAACCATCGAATTCTATTCTCCATCCATCGTCCGCATCTTGAAATCTGATGCCGGACTTGGTGCTCCTGTTCAGAAGAAAAGCTATTCTGTCATCTTGAAACCTCAGCAGATGAAGGGCGTTCAAATACAGAAAAACGGAGATATTGTAAATGTTAAATCTAAATTCATTTGCGTCGAACTGAACCAGCAGACTGGCGAAATCCGCTTCCTTTCGAAGGATGGAAAGTTGCTGCTTACCGATACGAAGACCCGTCTGGAAGCTCGCAAGGATGAGGCCAACAAGGGCAAGTACCGCATTGAGCAGAACTTCCGTCTTGCCGACGACGAGGCCATCTATGGTCTGGGACAGCTGCGTGATGTTTATATGAATCAGCGTGGCCGCCAGAATATCGTACTCTGGAACAATAATACTTATATCGCCATCCCTTATTTCACCAGTGAGAAGGGCTATGGTCTTTACTGGGACAATGCAGGAAAAACCTATTTCAATGATATCGTAGCATCCAAGGATAATGGCAACCAGCCATCATGCACTTCCTTTACCAGCGAAGTGGGAACCTGCGCCGACTACTATTTCATGTATAAGGATGGTACGCAAGATGGAGTCATCGCCAGCATCCGTGAACTCACCGGACAGGCTACAATGTTCCCGAAATGGGCGATGGGCTTCTGGCAATGCCGCGAGCGCTATAAGACCAGCGATGAACTGGCTGGCGTGTTGGACAAGTATCGCGAACTGAAGATTCCTACTGATGCCATCGTGCAGGACTGGCAGTATTGGGGATGCGACTCCAACTGGAATGCGATGAAGTTCCAGAACCCATACTATATAAATAAGGTGGGCGACCCAGCCTATGCCAAGTATCTTCCTACCGATATGAAGCAGATGAAGGCTCAGGGAGAACCCCGCCTGAAGAGTCCGGAAGAGATGGTGAAGTATGTTCACAAGAACGATGCCCATCTGATGATTTCCATCTGGGCAAGTTTCGGTCCTTGGACAGAGCAGTATCGTGAACTGAAGAAGATGAATGCCCTCCTTCCTTTTGAAACGTGGCCAAGAAACAGTGGCGTGATGCCATACGATGTCTTCAATCCGAAGGCTCGCAACCTCTACTGGAAGTATCTTACCCACCTCTACCAGATGGGCTTCGATGCCTGGTGGACCGATTCTACGGAGCCAGACCATTTTGAGAAGCCGGGCGATGAGAACTATCAGACCTTCGATGGTTCATGGTTGGGCGTGAAGAACGCCTTCCCATTGTTACACAACAAGAGCATCTACGAGCATCAGAGAGCGATGAAGGGCAACACAAAGCGTTCGCTCCAGATGACCCGAAGCGGCAGTCTCGGTATTCAGCATTATGGCACCATCTGCTGGAGCGGTGATGTGCTGGCTTCCTGGAACGAGATGAAGAATCAGATTCCATCGGGCTTGAACTTCTCGCTCTGCGGTATCCCATTCTGGAACACCGACCTGGGAGGCTTCTTCTACTGGGAGTTTGAACAGAATCCAAAGAATCCTGCCATTCAGGAACTGCAGACCCGCTGGATGCAGTGGGGAACCTTCATGCCATTGATGCGCAACCACTGTTCTTCGCCGATGGTAAGCGAACTGTATGAATTCGGAAAGCAGGGCGACTGGGCTTATGATGCTATGATTAAGGCCATCAAGCTGCGCTATCGCCTTTTGCCTTATATCTACAGTACGGCTGGCGACTGTGTACAGAATAGCGGAAGCATGATGCGTGCCCTGGTAATGGATTATGCGGCAGACAAGAAGGCTTCCCGTCTGAACGATGAGTATCTCTTCGGCCGCAACATCCTGGTGAAGCCGGTAACCGATCCTTTATACACCTGGAAGGATAAGGAGAAGAAGGGCCATACCATCTATCCTGATGTAAGGAAGGCAGCTGCGCCTGTGAATGTTTACTTGCCAAAGGGTAATAAATGGTATGATTTCTGGAGCAACACCCAGTATGAGGGCGGTCAGGATATCCAGCGCCTTTGTCCTATCGACATCATGCCTGTGTTCATCAAGGCTGGTACCATCCTGCCATTCGGTCCTGAAGTGCAGTATAGTTCAGAGAAGCCTTGGGATGAGCTGGAAATTCGTGTCTATCCTGGTGCTGATGGTAAATTTACGCTCTATGAGGATGAGGGCGACAACTACAACTATGAGAAGGGTAAATTCTCGGAAATCCAGTTTGTTTGGAATGAAGCTGGCAGAACCCTAAGCATCGCTCCACGCAAGGGTAGCTATAAGGGAATGCTCCAGCATCGCAGATTCCATATCGTATTGGTGGATGCCAATAGTGGAGCGGGCGATCAGCCTATGCAGGCAAGCAAGAGTGTGGAATATGACGGAAAGGCTGTAAAGATACAGCTGTAA
- a CDS encoding family 43 glycosylhydrolase, which translates to MKQNNIFFRYFSPVAAQQKLYAAALVALLSSSAYEAEAQVGEPFIHDPSTIALCDGKYYTFGTGEGGIWSEDGWTWQGGAVRPGRGAAPDVLKIGDRYLVAYSATGGGLGGSHRGDVLTMWNKTLDPKSPDFKYTEPVVVASSLDDEDCDAIDAGLLLDPTTGRLWLSYGTYFGFIRLVELDPKTGKRMEGNEPVNIAIDCEATDLIYRNGWYYLLGTHGTCCDGPNSTYNIVVGRSRKITGPYVDNVGREMLQGGGKMVIAANNLKTGPGHFGRYIEEEGVEKMSFHYESDFRQGGRSVLAIRPLLWKNDWPVAGEEFHAGTYEIESERRGYALEIAVDFVRMQRDIEPFWIKPTKPLKNIEPQTLKEVEAEWPKGEVKVRMNDYMFRPHQKWSIMPAGKGGYLGGPYYKICIEGTTRYLTATAQHDVIAKPEFTGEDAQLWRIEQLTDGTYRIMPKAVPGTEEKLALVSLGDCTPGLAPFDFNSDNSKWNFRQQ; encoded by the coding sequence ATGAAACAGAACAATATATTTTTCAGATATTTTAGCCCGGTTGCTGCTCAGCAGAAACTTTATGCCGCTGCTTTGGTTGCCTTGTTGTCTTCCTCTGCTTACGAGGCAGAAGCCCAGGTGGGCGAACCTTTCATTCATGATCCTTCTACCATTGCCCTGTGTGATGGAAAGTATTATACCTTTGGAACGGGTGAAGGTGGAATCTGGTCGGAGGATGGCTGGACCTGGCAGGGTGGTGCTGTTCGTCCCGGCAGAGGAGCGGCTCCTGATGTGTTGAAGATTGGCGACCGTTATCTTGTAGCCTACAGTGCTACGGGTGGTGGATTGGGAGGCAGTCATCGCGGTGATGTCCTGACGATGTGGAACAAAACGCTCGATCCGAAATCGCCTGATTTCAAATATACTGAACCGGTGGTGGTTGCTTCATCCTTAGATGATGAAGACTGTGATGCCATTGATGCGGGCTTGTTGCTCGACCCTACTACCGGCAGACTCTGGCTCAGCTATGGTACCTATTTCGGATTTATCCGTCTGGTAGAACTTGATCCGAAGACAGGTAAGCGGATGGAAGGCAACGAACCCGTCAATATCGCCATCGACTGTGAAGCTACTGATTTGATTTACCGCAACGGCTGGTATTATCTTCTCGGCACTCATGGCACCTGTTGCGATGGTCCTAATTCTACCTACAATATCGTGGTGGGACGTTCGCGAAAGATAACCGGTCCATACGTAGATAATGTGGGCAGAGAGATGTTGCAGGGCGGTGGAAAGATGGTGATTGCTGCCAACAATCTGAAGACGGGCCCCGGTCACTTCGGACGCTATATTGAGGAAGAGGGTGTAGAAAAAATGTCGTTCCACTATGAGTCTGATTTCAGACAGGGAGGACGAAGCGTGTTGGCTATCCGTCCTTTGTTGTGGAAGAACGACTGGCCTGTGGCTGGCGAAGAATTTCATGCCGGAACTTACGAGATAGAATCGGAACGAAGAGGCTATGCCCTGGAGATTGCCGTAGATTTCGTGAGAATGCAGCGGGATATCGAACCTTTCTGGATTAAGCCAACCAAGCCTCTGAAGAATATCGAGCCTCAGACCTTGAAGGAGGTAGAGGCAGAATGGCCTAAGGGCGAGGTGAAGGTAAGAATGAACGATTATATGTTCCGTCCTCATCAGAAGTGGAGTATCATGCCTGCCGGAAAGGGTGGTTATCTGGGTGGTCCTTATTATAAAATCTGCATAGAAGGCACTACTCGCTATCTTACCGCAACCGCTCAGCATGATGTCATCGCCAAACCTGAGTTTACGGGTGAAGATGCCCAGCTTTGGCGCATCGAACAGCTCACCGATGGCACCTATCGCATCATGCCTAAGGCAGTGCCAGGCACTGAAGAGAAACTGGCATTGGTTTCACTCGGCGACTGTACCCCAGGCTTGGCTCCCTTCGATTTCAACAGCGATAATTCTAAATGGAATTTCAGACAACAATAA
- a CDS encoding ATP-binding protein encodes MNTEQQKIEYKSLQKIRTGEKGFKELSTTCVALANAQGGQIMIGVEDKTKKPASNQVISQEEANSAVTRLRGLCFNVGLAVGDVCADETGSQYFAITVFPSLHSYATTSDGKMYIRVADKCEPVRSEDIQRVGEEKGAFQWELVPTRFELEDENKTNLSKFANDIRQSDRVKQHIKQLDDMEIGEQYHLLDGNKMTNLGVLWIGTAKQRSRICYPITVQYIVYDDLENKTNKLEWRDNTRNPKELLEDIMDKAVELTYSYEMPNGLFRKTVRYYNENLIRELLVNSLAHSSRTISNDITIKVYPGYISISNPGGLPLGVTKDNILHTKHRRNPNMIEILTALGLMEGEGSGYDLIYELDAVEAKKQPEIESTFNTVTVYQSAEITDKEVVRLMDYVDHNYQLSQKNKIAFGIIAREKRIAATDLSKILQLSAEERLRSYIDNLDKSNLITKGGVKKGSFFQINTTLLKNAKSNIVTSLKTIEPHVLKALIMEDLRVHPLSKISDIAERIPDIDMKEIRKMLYSMVGKEIEKEGTRFDSKYYIK; translated from the coding sequence ATGAATACAGAGCAACAAAAGATAGAATACAAGAGTCTGCAAAAGATTCGAACTGGAGAGAAAGGATTCAAGGAACTCTCTACTACTTGTGTAGCTTTAGCCAATGCGCAAGGAGGACAGATTATGATTGGCGTGGAAGATAAGACAAAGAAACCAGCTTCCAATCAAGTTATATCGCAAGAAGAGGCAAATAGTGCCGTTACAAGATTGCGTGGACTTTGTTTCAATGTTGGTCTTGCAGTAGGCGACGTATGTGCAGACGAAACTGGCAGCCAGTACTTTGCTATCACAGTATTCCCTTCACTCCATTCATATGCCACCACTTCTGATGGCAAAATGTACATCCGTGTCGCAGACAAATGCGAGCCTGTGCGTAGTGAAGATATTCAACGTGTAGGAGAAGAGAAAGGAGCTTTCCAATGGGAACTTGTGCCAACACGATTTGAATTGGAAGATGAGAATAAGACGAATCTCTCTAAATTCGCTAATGATATACGCCAATCTGATAGAGTGAAGCAGCATATCAAGCAGCTCGATGATATGGAAATTGGCGAACAGTACCATCTTCTTGACGGCAACAAGATGACTAATCTTGGTGTCTTATGGATTGGTACAGCCAAACAGCGTAGCCGTATTTGCTATCCTATCACTGTGCAATATATCGTATATGATGACTTGGAGAACAAAACCAACAAATTGGAATGGCGTGACAATACACGTAATCCGAAAGAACTTTTGGAAGATATTATGGACAAGGCTGTAGAGTTGACCTATAGCTATGAGATGCCTAATGGACTCTTCCGTAAGACAGTACGCTATTATAACGAGAACTTAATCAGAGAGTTGCTTGTTAACAGTTTGGCTCATAGTTCAAGAACCATCTCTAACGACATCACAATCAAGGTATATCCAGGTTATATCAGCATCTCCAATCCTGGTGGTCTCCCTTTGGGTGTAACCAAAGACAACATCCTTCATACTAAGCACAGACGTAATCCGAATATGATTGAGATACTGACTGCACTTGGATTGATGGAAGGTGAGGGCTCTGGCTATGACTTGATTTATGAGTTGGATGCCGTTGAAGCAAAGAAACAACCAGAGATAGAATCAACATTCAACACTGTCACGGTATATCAAAGTGCAGAGATTACGGATAAAGAAGTTGTTCGCCTGATGGATTATGTTGACCATAATTATCAGCTTTCCCAAAAGAACAAAATAGCTTTCGGTATCATAGCCAGAGAGAAACGCATTGCCGCAACTGATTTATCTAAAATCCTCCAGCTATCTGCAGAAGAACGATTGAGAAGCTATATCGATAACTTAGACAAAAGCAATCTGATAACGAAAGGTGGCGTCAAGAAAGGATCATTTTTCCAAATCAATACAACTTTGCTGAAAAATGCAAAATCTAACATTGTTACTAGTTTGAAGACTATAGAACCACATGTTCTTAAGGCACTAATTATGGAAGATCTCCGTGTGCATCCTTTGAGTAAAATATCTGATATAGCAGAGCGCATTCCTGATATAGATATGAAAGAGATTCGAAAGATGCTCTATTCTATGGTTGGGAAGGAGATAGAAAAAGAGGGCACTCGATTTGATAGTAAATATTATATAAAGTAA
- a CDS encoding IS1380-like element IS612 family transposase, translating to MAKIQIKSEKLTPFGGIFSIMEKFDSMLSPVIDSTLGQRCSSIFGYQFSEIVRSLMSVYFCGGSCVEDVTSQLMRHLSYHPTLRTCSSDTILRAIKELTQENISYTSDQGKTYDFNTADKLNTLLINALVSTGELKEIEEYDVDFDHQFLETEKYDAKPTYKKFLGYRPGVYVIGDKIVYIENSDGNTNVRFHQADTHKRFFALLESQNIRVNRFRADCGSCSKEIVSEIEKHCKHFYIRANRCSSLYNDIFALRGWKTEEINGIQFELNSILVEKWEGKCYRLVIQRQRRNSGDLDLWEGEYTYRCILTNDYKSSTRDIVEFYNLRGGKERIFDDMNNGFGWSRLPKSFMAENTVFLLLTALIHNFYKTIMSRLDTKAFGLKKTSRIKAFVFRFISVPAKWIMTARQYVLNIYTENRAYAKPFKTEFG from the coding sequence ATGGCAAAAATACAAATTAAATCTGAGAAACTCACACCTTTTGGAGGAATTTTTTCAATCATGGAGAAATTTGACTCCATGCTTTCACCCGTTATCGACTCAACACTGGGTCAGAGATGCAGCAGTATCTTCGGATATCAGTTCAGCGAGATAGTCCGTTCGCTGATGAGCGTTTATTTCTGTGGCGGCTCATGCGTGGAAGATGTAACGTCACAACTGATGCGCCATCTCTCGTATCATCCTACCCTTCGTACATGCAGCTCTGATACCATCCTCAGAGCCATCAAGGAACTGACACAGGAAAACATCTCCTATACTTCCGACCAAGGCAAGACCTATGATTTCAATACTGCAGACAAACTCAACACATTGCTTATAAACGCTTTGGTTTCTACAGGCGAGTTGAAGGAAATTGAGGAATACGATGTTGACTTTGACCATCAGTTCCTTGAAACGGAGAAGTATGATGCAAAACCGACCTACAAAAAGTTCCTCGGCTACAGGCCTGGCGTATATGTTATCGGTGACAAGATAGTCTATATCGAGAACAGCGATGGTAACACGAATGTGCGTTTTCATCAGGCAGACACCCATAAGAGATTCTTCGCTCTTCTGGAATCCCAGAACATCCGTGTAAATCGCTTCAGGGCAGACTGCGGTTCCTGCTCGAAGGAAATCGTCAGTGAGATAGAGAAGCATTGCAAACATTTCTACATCCGTGCCAACCGATGCAGTTCGCTCTACAATGACATCTTTGCTCTGAGAGGATGGAAGACGGAGGAGATTAACGGCATCCAGTTCGAACTCAATTCCATTCTCGTTGAGAAATGGGAAGGCAAGTGCTATCGTCTTGTCATCCAGAGACAAAGACGCAACAGTGGCGACCTTGACCTGTGGGAAGGCGAATACACTTACCGTTGTATTCTGACCAACGATTACAAGTCATCGACAAGGGACATTGTTGAATTCTACAATCTGCGTGGCGGCAAGGAACGTATCTTTGACGACATGAACAACGGATTCGGTTGGAGCAGGCTCCCCAAGTCATTCATGGCGGAGAATACTGTCTTTCTTCTGCTTACTGCATTGATACACAATTTCTACAAGACCATCATGAGCAGGCTTGACACCAAGGCTTTTGGGCTCAAGAAAACGAGTCGCATAAAGGCTTTTGTCTTCAGATTCATCTCCGTACCTGCCAAGTGGATCATGACTGCAAGGCAATACGTGCTGAATATCTACACAGAGAACCGAGCTTATGCAAAACCCTTCAAAACAGAATTCGGATAA